TGATGCAATTAAGAAGGGTGACTCAACTTCTTACATGGGCAAAATTGCAAAGTACTTGCAAAAAcaaacaattttgcaatttaccttttaattaaaaatcctctccgttcTGAAGAAAAGGAGGATTTTTAATTCTATTCTTTACACCTCGTTGCCAAGATTCCCTGCCACCTCTGTAGTCTATCAGAGGTAGCCGGGTTCCTAGGCAAGGAGGTTCTGGCCAGACCGCTAGGACCAGTCTACTTCAGTGTCCATCTATTTGTCTGATGCTGAGGGAAAAAGTTTTCGGCATGGGTGAGTGTACAGCTTGTATTCGCAGAGCGGCCAGGCCGCTGGTCTGAACtgctaggctacgttcccacggtgAGTTTTCGGCaagttttttttacactgagcagatTCAAAAAGATGTAAGTAGCCTATTATATGTAatggatgcagaaatggtgcaacaccaaaagctcatcgtgagaACAAagccttaaagcaccactccagcatttttttttcaatgcTGGAGTGGCGCATTAAATCTAAGCCGCTGCCCCCAGTCATACACTCACTCTCTGGTGTCTTCACAGTTTTTTCGGTACCGTTTCGGTTTCCCTTCCCCATCTTGTGAGCCCAGCTTCTGACTGGCTGGAAGTCAGAAGTTACACCACAagagctcaatgcaagtctatgagacagACCAAGGCTTGAGACTTGTATCGTACAGTGACCTCCGCGCCACTCCATGAAAAACTGGAGCTACGAGCAGGTCACTGGAGATCGGCAAAAATGGGTGAAAATGCTAAAAGATGAGTATCAGACAGGGGTCAGGGGACTtacattgaaagcaccactccagcagtgcaataaaaaaaaaaacgctggagtggtgctctaATTTTCAGGTGCGCATTGCACCCTAGTAAGTACAGTACGTCCTACGCAGACCTCGCTCCTCCTATATAATAGAGGATATATTATGGATCTACATATACTACTGCATCTACTCAGCCGGCATTGCTTTATAGGCTTGGAATATGTTTGTGAAATAGGAAATCCACCAGACACCATTGAAGCAGATTTTCACAGATTTTGCAAATAGTAGAtaattttttaaaacaaaattgtTAACACAAATCCATCACATGTACCTTCTTTTGCACAGTGCAGAAACAAAAGTATATTTTAGCTATATATTACCAAAGTCCTTCAAAGTGGCGTAACATTGGGACCCAATGCAAAAGATTCAACAGGGCCCGTAATTATTGTAAAtatttaatagtattggtcttttgGGACTTTTTGGGCCCCTTAAGCTCCAGGGCCCCTGTACCTATTGCAGTTACGCTCCTGGTACCTAATGTACCATGATAAATCCAATCATGAGAACATGAATAGGATTACTAATTGCCTGACTGtatggcagtgtgtgtgtgcatgtgtacatCCATAGGGGTTCTGTACAGTTGGAGCACAGTACATCCATGACCAATGCTGTGCAGAAAAGTTTTGGGATGGTAAATAATATAGAGAGAGCTCTTCTCCGTGATTTATATTTCTTTGGAACATTTCCTGTTTCCACTTGCAAAGCTAAAGAGCTACTTCATTAAATTctgcctgtctgtagtcaccactagggggaactataTTCACACAGCGCTCTCATTGCACTCAATAATAAACCCAACGTCAgaaagctccacctagtggtgacagTAGGCAGGCAGAATTTTGTAAGGAAAGCAGGTGATTTAAAGCTCTTTAATAGAATAAAACAGAATATATTTATAAATTCTTCATGACACAATTTTGAAAATATTatgataaagaaaataaataatagatACCCTTGAAATTTCATAAATCTGACATCCATTGGTCTGCATCTCCTCCATTGCAATATTAGCAGGAAATCATATGCCACCAGTGGTAGTTTGGAGAGTTGATGCTCTCAAAACAACGAGAGAAAAGTAGGGTGATGGCACCCAATAAGAATAACATAAAATAAATATAGCAATCTATAACCCTATAATCCTCTTTCATttccaaaaaaaataaagaattgaaaATGTTATGTCCCCACGTACCTAGATCTTTGCCATAGAAGGATTTACCGTATTGACCTGTGGTGCAGAACGTTCGCTGGTAATTTTAGACTCAGTTGGAACAGCCCTTTAAGCTTTAGAGTGTCTTCTATTCCAATCATGTTTGTTATAGCTAGCCATTTTGTTATAGCAAATACTTGTATTCCTCATTAGAaacaattctggagcatctttACTTAGAAGTCTTCATTGTGCAGCTCCTCTGTTGTTCCTCCTGGAaatttccccctcccccccccccaaaaggggAAAACTGGGTGTTACTAGTTGGGGGCGTGTCCCTGCACagtctgacactgtccaatcagtgctgacaaTATCAGACACACCCCTCTGACAAGGCGAATGGTAGCACTCAgctgtcaatttattcatacatttccataaggaataacagaggaaccgcACAAATGTAGAGTTCTAAGATCGGATGATCCAAATTCTTATTTTACAGGAATTACAAGTGTTtactaaaacagacatgtcaggagaaAGGTCAGTTCCTCTTTAATGAAACGACAGCAATTTGCAAAGTGCTAGTGCAAACACGGGCTATTTCCACACGGACCTCAGATCCACATGTTAAAGTCTGCAGTACTTTCTAGTGTGGGCCAATTTAAGGAACAGACATGGAGCCACAAAACTCGTGAACTTTCCCTTTCAAATAatattcaaccttaaaaactacacGGTACTCACGTTTTCGGGTTCCGCCGGCTAGTCTCCACGGCTGCTCCTGGTATCGGGCATCGACTGCGGCGCTGACGTCTTTCAAGGTGACATCAGCACCCTATCCAATGCCAACACCAGAAGCCGTGGTGAAGACTCACCGGAGAACCTCGAAAAGGTAAGAACCACGAGATTTGTATAGTTACAAACCACAGCCGATGCCGAATATTATTTGAACAGGGACACCCCCTTTATGTgagcacagatttttttttaaggCGGTAAAAAACTCTGTGTCCACATAACCTAAGACATTGCTTGCTACCATTCATCCTATGTGTCACTTGCATTACAAACTAAGTAATCCCCCCTTACGGTTCCTAAAAGTAGGaccgctcctgccagtgattcagctgctccacaccATCACAGCAGCTCTCCTTCTTTGGAATGCTCTGTCGTCAGGATGTGACTGTCGACGTCATGTTGCTCGACCGccggctccctgcagttaggcagcagagaaccagctgtcaatcagctTAACATCGGCAGTCACACCCCGTCAACAGAACATGACGTCAGAGGAAGGCACAGGAGTGGTCTATGACCGATCTGTGCCGGCACAGATCTGCACAGGGCAGAACAGgcaagtagttagcaactacctgcctgttagttcttaggaccACAGTTAAAAAAATAAGATAGTCCTGGATAACCACGTTAAGAACAAAGGATATTTTCTATTACACCTGCTGTAACTTTATGATGTCTAATTAGaaaaatatgtatatacagtaccagGAACCAAGCTGACACCTATTTTGGGACTCTCAAGTCGAAAATTCAAAGTACCTTGAAAGTTTACCCCAACTTGGTCATTTGCTGCAGTAATACTGAAAGGTAAATGCAACAGCAAAAAACTACACAGATGTGGAAAAAAGCAATATACAAAGTACTAGAAAAGTGTGCAAATAATGGCAATAGTCTCTTTGGCATGAAGCATGATGATTATGATCTAATAGCAGAAGTATGCATGAGAACTTAGCTATTGTATCGGTATAAATAGTACATTTCCTGCATTGCGCAGAACTCGCCAAATGAATATTTAACCCTGATAATATCCCCAATGCCATATAGGTGCAATAAAGCCTTTGTAATGATAGATCACTCAGAGAGTTGTGTGCTTGCACCGTATTGACTCCCTGACAAAGTTCCTCGGAGGGGAACTCATCCGTAGGATACGAGGCATTTGAACCCACAAGTTAAGTAAATGGAAGCAGGCCTGGTCCAGTAACTCCGGCCCATATCCCTCCAGCAGATTTACAGGCTGTGCTTCTTTGAACATTTTTGGCAGGGTGATGAAGTTAGAAAGGGTGCTGTTGCCCAAGAAAAAATGCATGAGTGCCTCCTTCTGCAAACATTCCTTCCAAAAGGCAAAAAAGTCAGCTATCCTGTCCATGAGTAATGAGTCATCCCACTTTTCATAAGGAATCTGAAGCAATAGGTAAAAAAATGCAGTTTTCAAGTTGTAGGAGCTGAAGATTGTTCTCCACTGCCAGGTGAAGGAAGGCTGGAAGGTCTTGGCACTCAGGTCCCTCAAGCTCTTCATAATCTGTAGGCACTTCAAGTGACAAGAGTTGGAAGGGGCTTGATCCTTGAACCAAGCCAAGTACTTCTGCTCATACTTGGAAAAGTTTAGTCCCCAATACGGATCCAGATTTAAATGCTCCTGGTTTGATGTGGTGCCCCATGGTTGGGCAGTAGCATACACTGAGTCTCCCAGATGAAAGGCAGGGATAAGTCTCACAGACATGGATATGTGGCAGCAGACATAATCCGACCTTGGGAGAATTTTCAGAATGAGTTTATCATCCCATACAGTAAGCGTAATATGGCATCTCTCCTCAAACTGATACCTGATGACATTGAGACATCTTTGTATCTTCCAATGGAACCACTTGAGGACCAGGGTGGCAGAGAGCTGGTGCTTAAGGTTCACCTCCGTGCAAAAACAATCACTGAAATGCTTGTAGGTTTTAACCCATTCTGACTTTTTGGGCGCCGCCACCCTACATATTATAGATCCGTGAAGTGTGGGCATGGACTTTTTACTAACCTCTGTAAAAACAGGCTCCAGTTTCAGACTCTGTGGCATTTTAAGTGGCACCAGGATATCAAAGCAGTCTGGACTGTTGATTTTATGTTGCTCGTAGGCACTTCCGATCTGTAGATAGTCCCCTCTGAAGATGACTCCGGTATCATGTTGCCTGGCTTTTCCAACTTTGATGAGCTCGCCCACTATCTGGCTGacatgtgctttgctgtggccaagAACATGTGGAGAAAGCTTGATGTGCTGCTCGTAGAAGGATTCCAGCAGATTTTTTCTGAGTTGCTGCTGGTGTTGATGGTTGAAATTTAGGTTTTGATCTCTGTGTTGAGGGTTGTTGCTGCAGTATCTGAAGACCACATAACACACCAGGACTACCAAGCTCAACTTGAAGAGAATTTGTAAGCTGCTGAGGGAGTTCTCCTGACAGCCCCCATCCTCCTCATCATGACTGCTTCTTCCAAAAGCAAGGAACATGCACCAGATACCTGTGAACAAGATAATCACCAGCAGCCAAAAAACTTTAAGATTTAGTGCGTACACTGTCATCCTGCTGCTGCTGTGGAGGTGTCATCCCATCATCTGCTCAGGCTGAAGGGCAGGAGGGCAAGGCTGGTACCAGATCCCCAGAAGTTCCACAATCCTGCAGTCTTTTCCCGGCTTACGGAGCTCTGACCGTTATTCAGAAAGAAACTTCCTCTTCCGAGGAGGGAATAGTGGGAGGCTGCCTTGTAATATTTTCTATGAGCTCAGAGGAAATGCCAGTGTGTGTGCGGGTACCAGAGGGGCGCAGCTGGGGCAGTACAGAGCCCCATGGCGGTTCCTCCCAGCAGTGCCACGCTGCACTCACTACAGCTGTGTAGCCAGCTGCCTGCAGGAGACATTAACTGTTCATTAGCAGTTTATCACTTCCTGCTCTGCTATGGTGTAGTGTGGGTTGGACACTGCTGAATATTCTTAAAGGAGCAGCCCGTTTGTTACTTCACTTGCAGCTCTCATGTACATGCTTACTCCCTGGAATTTGTTTCCCTTTCCCTGCAGAATCTTCTCATTCATATTTGTGTTGTAAATATTCTCTTCTTGTGTTGCAATCTTTACTCTAGTTTAAGCCCTGGAGACCTTCCTTGTATTTACCAGAAAGTTAACTCTTTGCTCCTTTCAGTTTGACCTTTCTGTGTGAATCTGACTCTATTAGGGAATTGCTCAACTAATAACTCCCTAGCTGCTTGGAATAACTCAAGATGGAGTAGCATTGGGGAGGCTGTCACATTTAACATTACTGCAGATGTTCTGTATAGAAGATGTATAGAAACTAAGCTGTGCAGGAAAAGTTAATAATATGTTTAGGATTAATATATTTGGGAATTGTTTATTCTGGATGTCGTATTCACCACAATTATTAATTTAGCACCGAAGTTGGAGTTTCAGTAAGTTTAGCTTATATTATGGAAGCAACTAAAGGTAGCCAAACAGAGGACAGGCAAAAGAGTACAAAAACATAAACTTTattacattaaaaataaaaaaaatcacaattacgATAAAAAGGAGATCATAAATGTAACAGGCATATGAAGAGTACATTTGAGTTGATGGAAAAATGGCTATCACGCTTACAGATTATGGTCTCTGTTTTTATgataattgtgattttttttttagatttaatgTTTTAAAGTTAATATTTTTTGACTCTTTTGTCTGGCATTTTTTCCgctcccttttttttgttgttattattaCTCCTTTAAAGGGGTTACCATCTACTAGGaaaaccccttctgaatccctatgcCCTCCCTTTGTAAAATAACCCCTTATACTCACCTTTTCTGTTCCAACTGTGTCAGCACTGTTTCTCCCAGGGATCGCATGACATTTTTATGTCACGCAATCACTGCGGCCAAGCTGCGCTatggaaacatagggattgagatgGGGTTGTCCAAGAAGTGGATAACCCGTATAAGACATATTACTTCACTGGCCGCTGCTTTGTAGGATTATTACATTTTAAGAGTTAACATTTAGATGAACCAATAGTGGAGGATGAACGTTCATAAAAATGTTTGTTCTGGATTATTGGTCCATCTAAActcattaaagggattttcccaaaaTTGCAAGTTACTCCCTATCCACAGGAGTGCAGATAGTTGGGGACTGTAAGTGCTAGGACCATGGATGATCCTGGGAATCTTCTGAAAACCTTAGAATTGGGCTCTGCAGCCCTTtcttgaatggagtggaggtgcacATGCTTTAACTCttctctgcaaggagtctgtatgttctcccagggtttgtgtgggtttcctccaggttctccagtttcctcccatattccaaacatctactgatagggaatttacattgtgagccccaatggggacagtgatgatcatgTATGTAATGTGCTGTGGAAAATGGTGGTACTGTATAAGCATAATAAAGAATATTAGGGGATAATCTGAGATTTGGGGAAAATCCATTTAAATGGGAATATTATGCAATCTTTACGTGTACAATAGTAAAGGGATGTGTAGGTGTGTGTTTCTTTTATCTTTTGCATTGATTTATGACTTTCATATTTTCGATTCCTTTATCCATTTAGTTATTTTGCACTTTGTAACATGAAGTATTATGAAATATGTTAGGATGTCAGGCACATGCTTGCTCTAAAGCTATAACTTAGGTCAAAGGGTGTTTCCCACAAACCACATTTATCACCGATCCACAGGATAGACAATTAGTGTATGGTCACCGGGTATCCAACCAGTAGAACCTGCATAGAGCCCGAGAAAAAGGGGTTCCGAAGTCACCTGTGAGAATGAAGTGGTGGTGTGCATACTCGACCATGGAGCTATTCATTTCTATGAGACTGTGAGAACTGATCTGCTTCAGTCCCATAAAGGTGAATGCTTCATTCCCACAGGGGACTTTGGGACCCCCTTTGGTATCTGTGGAAGTTCCAGAGGTTAGATACCCAGTAATCATACATTAGGACCTTGAAACTCCAGTTCTCCGGGATCGATGGAGACTCCATTGAACAGACACAGAGATCGGGTTTGGTGCTCCAGTGGTTATACTAATATGCAGATATATCACACCTTCTGAAATTATCTTgaaagggttgtccactattttGGTCTTGTTGACCTATCCTTAAGATATATCATCAAGATCAATATTAGATAGGTGGAGTTCTGACATACTGTGCCACcactgatcagtagggttgagcaaaacggatcattcattttcgaaagtcgccgacttttggcaaagtcgggtttcatgaaacccgacccaatccctgtgtggggtcggccatgcggtacgtgactttcgcgccaaagtcgcgtttcgtatgacgcgcttggcgccattttttcaaccaatgaaggagcgtgggcagagtgatgacataggtcttaggggcgtggacgcatatcgccatgttgtcgcttgtgcgctgcagcgatttgcactgtgtaacaccagctttttagttgagagagagacagagagagagattgattgatttcccattgactttgcattgggtttcgtgtttcggtcgttcctcgacttttcgccataatcggccgatttcactcgactcgacttttgagatagtcgggtttcgcgaaacctgactcgaccctaaaaaagtcaaggtcgctcaaccctactgatcagctATTATCAGCTTTGGCCAGGTgtaaatagtggacaaccccttggaGGTGACGTCACTTGAGCATGTGTTTTCGGTATGTATGTAATTGCTGCTGTCCACCATCCCAAGGACAAACATTTACTCTTCTTCACTGATGTGCTCTGAGGCTTTTCCTACAACATTAGGCCTCTGAAGGACTATAAGATGCGCGCTAGTGATGAGCgatcgtgctgggataaggtgttatctgaccatgctcgggtgctaaccgagtgtcttcggcgtgctcaaaaaacacgttcaagtccccgcagctgcatgtctcgcggctgtttgtaagccaatccctgcatgtgttgcggctgttgaataaccgcgagacatgcaaccgcgcggactcgaacatatttttggaAAAATCATGGTGTTGACATTAGTATATATTTTTGGGGCTATGTCCCCATTATTCTGGGTGCATTCTGATGTTGAGAGCCCATCGCCTTTTCCATTGCCTTAAAATATTAGTGGATTTCTTGGCCCCCAGGAAATATCCCTGTTCAGTCTTACCAAACCGCAAAGGGCTGATAAAGACATAACTGAGATGATAAGAGTTACACTAGACAGCAGTGCAGCAATCTGTCAGCTCATGGAATTTTCTCCTGCGCTGGCCGCCCAGATAATGATGCCAACCACTAAGTCAAAAGTCATGTGTATGCTGTAAATACAAAGTCTGCTTTTATTGCATGTACAGCAATTGTTTAATGGATGTCTAGCATGTAGCTAGCTTTTTTTTCATCTGCTTGACATGATAAACCAGTATAACTGGTCTTTTATGTTTCTTGTATTCACAACAATCATCCATGGGAAACAATACTTAAATGGGCAGTCTAACAGTTCAGGAGTTAAACCTGGCAGCCAGAAATGgcattaaatagtttttaaataacCCAGCTCTCAGTGACCTGTAAATCCCTTGCCATTTAGGGGTCCACACTGGTCAGTGATTATTTTTATGGAGTAATGACTTCTTGTACATCcgcctgaccactgcagccaatcactggtccaaACGGTGATGTGCCGCACATGTGACCATTTACCACCAAAGCATCAGCGCTGGTGGATCGAGGAATATATAGCGGATAAATAATGTTTGATTTTTATTCTATAACATTTCGGGCTGCCAGATTGATTTCCTAAATTGTTTCACAAcccatttaaagggttattcccaacattGAAAGTTTCCACAATATATGCAATAACATTCTGATTAATGGGGGTCCGAACACTGGGACCCTCACCAACGCCGAGTTTGAAATGCCCCATAAGAGTTGAGTGGTGGCTATGCAAGTGCCTGACCGTTTAATCAGGCCTGTAAGTCCAGCAAAGGAGAGTACAGCACTTTGCTTTCTCTGGCCATCCCATACAGAATGAAGGGTTCCAGAGGTAGATGATATACATTGTCTCTTCAGAAGGGAAGAGACTAGATCTCAAGCGCcgcctattggaagcagcgatcttAAAATGCAAtattgactctttaacgagccttgcaatatcacttaggataaaagccaatccagaatctcaatttgcagacacagtgttttggggtCTTGTCCCTCATCAGTGAAAAGGAACAAGCAtgtcttataagtctcctcactctgacattccaggcttggtttgtcactctccacaagaaataACGTTACCCCGTGTGTACCGTAGGTAGGTGATGAAAgatttatcacttatcctgtggatagtTGTTGACTTTCAGTATTTGGAGTAGACCATTAGCTTTGCATACAGGCTAAAGCATTGTGTCATTGAGCCTTTAGGTGAACTAGCCAGTCACCAAGTAACAATAATATGTTATATCTGGGGCTTAATCAGCAAGTAAATAGACGTCAGATACCCATACACCTTAGCTTAAAGTTTGGCCACGTGACTAGTTAATGTACAGTTTATCAAGATTTCCCAACCTTCAACTGACAGCAGATGTTAACGGGAATCTCTCAGTAGGATCaaacctcctaagctgtctatatcgaCATGCAGGTCATGGAAAGTTGgacaaaatgataccttgatatctacgaTCCGATGTGTTAATccagagaaatctacatttttcttaatttgtaaatgagctgttaagatctatgggccggacatagatctccctgagaatctgcctctagagcttattataaatgaaaggtggcatcaccagtgtgagacatgtaatgactgacagactGCTCTCCTGATCCACATGTGTCACACTGGAAACTCACCCCTTCATTTaatataatctctggaggcagattctaagggagatctatgtccagcccatagatcttagcagctcatttacatattaagaaaaacgtggatttctctagaataagagATCTGATTgtggatatcaaggtgtcattttattcagctcccTATGACCCACATGTCCATATAGATGTcttaagagggttgatcctactgacagattcctttaaaggcA
The nucleotide sequence above comes from Ranitomeya imitator isolate aRanImi1 chromosome 7, aRanImi1.pri, whole genome shotgun sequence. Encoded proteins:
- the ITPRIPL2 gene encoding inositol 1,4,5-trisphosphate receptor-interacting protein-like 2, with protein sequence MTVYALNLKVFWLLVIILFTGIWCMFLAFGRSSHDEEDGGCQENSLSSLQILFKLSLVVLVCYVVFRYCSNNPQHRDQNLNFNHQHQQQLRKNLLESFYEQHIKLSPHVLGHSKAHVSQIVGELIKVGKARQHDTGVIFRGDYLQIGSAYEQHKINSPDCFDILVPLKMPQSLKLEPVFTEVSKKSMPTLHGSIICRVAAPKKSEWVKTYKHFSDCFCTEVNLKHQLSATLVLKWFHWKIQRCLNVIRYQFEERCHITLTVWDDKLILKILPRSDYVCCHISMSVRLIPAFHLGDSVYATAQPWGTTSNQEHLNLDPYWGLNFSKYEQKYLAWFKDQAPSNSCHLKCLQIMKSLRDLSAKTFQPSFTWQWRTIFSSYNLKTAFFYLLLQIPYEKWDDSLLMDRIADFFAFWKECLQKEALMHFFLGNSTLSNFITLPKMFKEAQPVNLLEGYGPELLDQACFHLLNLWVQMPRILRMSSPPRNFVRESIRCKHTTL